The following proteins are co-located in the Macadamia integrifolia cultivar HAES 741 chromosome 3, SCU_Mint_v3, whole genome shotgun sequence genome:
- the LOC122073342 gene encoding LOB domain-containing protein 41-like: MRMSCNGCRVLRKGCSENCSIRPCLQWIKNPESQANATVFLAKFYGRAGLMNLINAGPEHLRPAIFRSLLYEACGRIVNPIYGSVGLLWSGSWQLCQTAVEAVLKGEPVIQISSEAAINPSPPMKVSDIRHVSKDENSAASQELHKVKNRRFKRSSVKPKAKLGLAAEFISEPVVTDHENVFNRESSHDHESTGSHQTELNVERDGDSRETESMFSVETVEPSLVSQAVKSSDESEVELELTLGFEPVQRTGTSPVGPNMRRGEMNGYSGDRCKIELSLENLA, from the exons atgaggatgagCTGTAATGGATGTCGAGTCCTCCGAAAAGGTTGCAGCGAGAATTGCAGCATCAGACCTTGCTTGCAGTGGATCAAAAACCCTGAATCCCAAGCCAATGCCACTGTCTTCCTTGCCAAGTTCTATGGCCGTGCTGGGCTCATGAACCTCATTAATGCCGGCCCTGAACACCTCCGTCCTG CGATATTCAGGTCTCTTCTCTACGAAGCTTGTGGGAGGATAGTGAATCCAATTTATGGTTCAGTTGGGTTACTCTGGTCTGGAAGCTGGCAGCTCTGCCAAACCGCAGTTGAAGCGGTTCTGAAAGGCGAACCGGTTATTCAAATCTCCTCTGAAGCAGCGATAAACCCAAGCCCTCCCATGAAAGTGTCCGATATACGGCACGTCTCCAAGGATGAGAACTCTGCTGCTTCTCAAGAACTTCACAAGGTCAAGAACCGGAGGTTCAAACGTTCTTCAGTCAAGCCGAAGGCCAAACTCGGTCTGGCCGCCGAGTTTATATCCGAACCGGTCGTTACCGACCATGAAAATGTCTTCAACCGTGAGTCCAGCCATGATCACGAGTCGACTGGGAGTCATCAGACGGAGTTGAATGTGGAAAGAGACGGAGACAGCAGAGAGACAGAGAGTATGTTCTCCGTTGAGACGGTGGAGCCGTCGCTTGTAAGCCAAGCCGTTAAATCCTCCGATGAGAGCGAGGTTGAATTGGAACTTACCCTCGGCTTCGAGCCTGTTCAACGCACTGGTACTAGCCCAGTGGGCCCCAATATGAGACGTGGTGAAATGAATGGTTACAGTGGTGACAGATGTAAGATAGAGCTGAGCCTTGAGAATCTGGCATGA